A single genomic interval of Lathyrus oleraceus cultivar Zhongwan6 chromosome 7, CAAS_Psat_ZW6_1.0, whole genome shotgun sequence harbors:
- the LOC127100966 gene encoding V-type proton ATPase subunit F — MANRVQIPSNNSSLIAMIADEDTIVGFLLAGVGNVDIRRKTNYLIVDSKTTVKQIEDAFKEFTSREDIAIVLISQFVANMIRFLVDSYNKPVPAILEIPSKDHPYDPTHDSVLSRVKYLFSNESVASDRR, encoded by the exons ATGGCCAACAGAGTTCAAATTCCTTCCAACAATTCATCACTTATTGCCATGATTGCAGACGAG GATACCATAGTTGGGTTTCTTTTGGCTGGAGTGGGAAATGTTGACATACGTAGGAAGACAAATTACCTTATTGTGGATTCAA AGACAACTGTCAAACAAATTGAGGACGCATTCAAAGAATTCACTTCACGGGAGGATATTGCTATTGTGCTGATTAGCCAATTT GTTGCAAATATGATAAGGTTTTTGGTTGATAGTTATAACAAGCCTGTTCCTGCAATACTTGAAATCCCTTCAAAAGACCATCCTTATGATCCCACCCATGATTCAGTTCTTTCACGAGTGAAGTATCTCTTCTCTAATGAATCAGTGGCATCTGATAGACGCTGA
- the LOC127100967 gene encoding protein SLOW GREEN 1, chloroplastic: MTSTIPTSPSFSILSFNPTITNTPSQFPPNLPLRHRRLTVRAHSSNSPVLHHLKNIAGAAVFTAATVAAALTFSSSPARAEPPPTLTEVLNETETETETDAVLVDTGIESDALLADTDTGTETDAVLADSNTRTTSPLYDESSSPEVLKSLLQQKLEFGEDEEALKILKLLISSQPEITDWKFTAARLTTEIGDTDSARTFYEDILKSNPLSFEALFENALLMDSCGEGEAVIERLEDAMRVAVEDSKEKEARDVKLIMAQILFLQKNVDEALGIYEVLIKEDPNDFRPYFCRGMIYTLLDKNDEAKEQFAKYRELSPKKFEVDGYLRTPLSKIKDFGTHQS; encoded by the coding sequence ATGACTTCCACCATTCCCACTTCACCATCATTCTCCATCCTCTCCTTCAATCCCACAATCACCAATACTCCTTCACAGTTCCCTCCTAATCTCCCTCTCCGCCACCGTCGACTCACCGTCAGAGCCCACTCTTCCAACTCTCCCGTTCTTCACCACCTCAAAAACATCGCCGGAGCAGCAGTCTTCACCGCCGCAACCGTTGCCGCCGCCCTCACATTTTCATCTTCCCCCGCCAGAGCCGAACCACCGCCTACACTCACCGAAGTCCTCAACGAAACTGAAACCGAAACCGAAACAGACGCAGTTCTCGTCGACACCGGAATCGAATCGGACGCACTTCTCGCTGACACCGACACCGGAACCGAAACAGACGCAGTTCTCGCCGACTCCAACACCCGAACAACATCGCCTCTGTACGATGAATCTTCATCACCGGAAGTTCTGAAGTCTCTTCTTCAGCAGAAGCTCGAATTCGGGGAGGACGAAGAGGCATTAAAGATCCTCAAACTCTTGATCTCATCACAACCAGAGATAACTGACTGGAAATTCACCGCAGCAAGGTTAACTACCGAAATAGGAGATACTGATAGCGCTCGAACTTTCTACGAGGATATCCTAAAGTCAAACCCGCTTTCTTTCGAAGCGCTTTTTGAAAACGCGCTTTTAATGGACAGTTGCGGAGAAGGGGAGGCTGTAATTGAAAGGCTTGAAGATGCTATGAGAGTTGCAGTGGAAGACAGTAAGGAAAAGGAAGCGAGGGATGTGAAGTTGATAATGGCTCAGATTCTGTTTCTACAGAAGAATGTTGATGAAGCTTTGGGTATCTATGAGGTATTAATCAAAGAAGATCCTAATGATTTTAGACCTTATTTTTGCAGGGGAATGATTTATACATTGCTTGATAAGAATGATGAGGCTAAGGAGCAATTTGCAAAGTATAGGGAATTGTCACCTAAGAAGTTTGAGGTTGATGGTTACTTGAGAACACCTTTGTCAAAGATCAAAGATTTTGGTACTCATCAAAGCTAG